CGGGTGTACGTGCTGGACGAGGGAATGCGTCCGGTGCCGGTAGGGGTGAGGGGCGAGTTGTACGTGGGAGGGGAGGGGCTGGCGGAGGGGTACGTGGGGAGGCCGGAGTGGACGGCGGAGCGCTTCGTGCCGTCACCGTTTGGGGAGGGGGAGCGGCTGTACCGGACAGGGGACGAGGTGAGGTGGCAGGAGGGTGGGGTGCTGGAGTTTCTGGGGCGCCGGGACGCGCAGGTGAAGGTGAGGGGTTACCGGATTGAGTTGGGGGAGGTGGAGGAGGCGCTGAAGCAGCACGCGCAGGTGAAGGAAGCGGCAGCGGTGGTGAGGGGAGAGGGGCAGGAGAAGCGGGTGGAGGCGTACGTGGTGGCGCCTGGGGGAGAGGGAGGGGCGCTGAAGGAGTACGTGAGGCAGAAGCTGCCGGAGTACATGGTGCCGTCGGTGGTGGTGGTGTTGGAGGCACTGCCGCTGACGCCCAACGGCAAGGTCGACCGCAAGGCACTGTTGGCCTCCGACGCGGGTCCTTCCGAGCCGCGTCAGCACATCGAGCCGCGTACGGCCACCGAGCAGCGGCTGAGCATCATCTGGTGTGAAGTGCTGGGCATCGAGCGGGTGAGCGCGGACGCTGACTTCTTCGAGTTGGGTGGGCACTCGTTGCTGGCCACGCAGCTCATCGCGCACATCCGCTCCGCCTTCGGCGTGGAGTTGCCCCTGCGCACGCTCTTCGCGTCACCGGCTCTCGAAGGGCTCGCGCTGCGAATCGAGGAGGCGGCGCGGGAAGCGGCGTCGCCGAGCGTGCCAGCGCTGACCCGGGTAGCTCGCATGGGCGCATTGCCCGTGTCGTTCGCCCAGCAGCGGCTCTGGTTCATCGACCAGCTCCACCCGGGCAGTGTCAGCTACAACGTCCCCATCGTCCTCCGGATCGAGGGCTCACTCGATGTGGGCGCGTTGCAGCGCGCGTTCTCCGCGCTGGTGGCGCGCCATGAGTCGTTGCGCACCACGTTTGCCTCCCACGAGGGACAGCCTGTCCAGGTCATCCATCCGGCCATGGACGTCCAGCTCGCCTTCGAGGACTTGAGCACGCAGCCGGAAGAGGAGCGCGAGGCCGAATTCCGCGCGCGTGCGACGCGAACAGCCCTGCGGCCGTTTCATCTGGAGCGCGGCCCCTTGATGCGCGTGGGGCTGTCGCGGCTGTCGCCGGATGTGCACGCCCTGGTGCTGGTGCTGCATCACATCGTCTCGGATGGCTGGTCGCTGGGCGTGCTGGTCCGCGAGTTGGGCGCGCTCTATGCGGCCTTCCTCGAAGGACGGTCTCCCGGGTTGCCGGAGCTGCCCGTGCAGTACGCGGACTACGCGGTGTGGCAGCGGCAATGGCTGAGTGGGGCCGTGCTGGAGACACAGCTCGACTGGTGGCGGCAGCAGCTGTCTGGCGCGCCTCCTCATCTGGAGCTGCCTACCGACAAGGCCAGGCCGGCCACGTTGTCGCACCGTGGAGCATGGGTGCCGGTGCGGTTGCCACGGCCGATGAGCGACGCCGTGACGGCGCTGGCCCATGCGGAGGGAGCCACGCCCTTCATGGTGCTGCTGGCGGCCTTCCAGTTCCTGCTGTCGCGCTACTCGGGGCAGGAGGACGTGCTGGTGGGCTCGCCTATCGCGGGTCGCCGGTACGAAGAGACGGAGGGGCTCATCGGCTTCTTCGTCAACACCCTGGTCCTCCGCGCCCAGGTCCAGCCCCATGCCACCTTCCGCGAGCTGCTGGCGCAGGTGCGTGAGCGCACACTGGGGGTATACGAGCATCAGGACCTTCCCTTCGAGAAGCTCGTGGAGCATCTGAAACCCGAGCGGGACCTGGGGCGCAGCGCGCTCTTCCAGGTCCTCTTCGTATTGCAGAACGCCCCGGTGGGGCCGTTGGCGCTGCCCGGGCTGACCGTGAAGCCGATGGGGTTGATCGACAAGGAGGCGGCGCGCTTCGAGCTTTCGTTGAGTCTGGGGGAGACACCACGGGGTTTCGAGGGCTTGCTCCAGTTCAGCACCGACCTCTTCACGGTGGCCACGGCGGAGCGGATGGTGTTCCACCTGGAGCAGGTGCTGAAGGCCGTCACCACGCGGCCCGAATCGCGCCTCTCCGAGATACCGCTGCTGACCGATGCCGAGCGTCATCAGGTGCTGGTGGAATGGAACGGCTCGGCAACGGCTCTCCCGTGGGAGGCTGTCCACCGGCGCGTCGAGCACCACGCGGAGCGGACGCCGGAGGCGCCCGCGGTGCGGTGCGAGGAGCGGGAGCTGACGTACCGCCAGTTGGAGGCGCAGGCCAATCAGGTGGCGCACCAATTGAGGGGAATGGGGGTGGGCGCGGAAGTGCCAGTGGCGCTGTGCCTGGAGCGGGGCGTGGAGTGGGTGGTGGCGATGCTGGGGATCTTGAAAGCGGGAGGTGCATACGTGCCGCTGGACTCCGAGCAGCCCGAGTCCCGCCTCCGCGCGCTGGTGGAAGAAGTAGCCGCGCCGGTGGTGGTGACGCAGGCTCGGCATGCGACGACTTTCGAGGGACTGTCGGCGCGCCGGGTGGAGATGGATGGAGACGCGGCGCGGATCGAGTCGCAGCCGACGGAAGCGCCGCGGGTAGAGGTGCAACCCGAGCAACTGGCGTACGTGCTGTTCACATCCGGAAGCACGGGGCGGCCCAAGGGCGTGGCGGTCACACACGGGCAGCTTGCCAACTACGTGGAAGCGGCGAATGCGCGGCTGGGGTTGGCGGAGTGCACACGCTTCGCGCTGGTGTCGACGTTGGCGGCGGACCTGGGAAACACGGTGCTGTACGCGGCGCTGTGGACGGGGGGACTGCTGCATGTGCTGACGCAGGAGCGGGCAAGCAGCGCGGCGGGTGTGGAGGAGTACTTCCAGCGGCATGGGGTGGAGTGTTTGAAGGTGGTGCCCTCGCACCTCGCGGCGCTGATGAGTGGCGCCGCGCCAGGGCAGGTGTTGCCGACGAAGCGGCTGGTGGTGGGAGGAGAGGCCGCCTCGTGGAGCCTGCTGGAGCAGGTGGCGGCGTTGGCGCCCGGGTGCGAGGTGCACAACCACTACGGCCCGACGGAGACGACGGTGGGGGTGCTGGCGGGGCGAGTAGCGCTGCCGCGTCGAGCGGAGTCACCCGCGACGGTGCCGCTGGGACGGCCGATGAGCAACACGCGGGTGTACGTGCTGGACGGGAGCCTGCGCCCTGTGCCGGTGGGCGTGGGGGGAGAGTTGTATGTGGGAGGAGCGCAGGTCACGCGAGGGTACGTCGGGCGCCCGGAGTTGACGGCGGAGCGGTACGTGCCGGACCCGTACAGTGGGGAGGCTGGTGCGAGGATGTACCGCACGGGGGACAAGGTGCGGTGGTTGGGGGATGGGCAACTGGAGTTCATCGGGCGGACGGACTTCCAGGTGAAGGTGAGAGGGTTCCGGGTGGAACCCGGAGAAGTGGCGGCGGTGCTCAGAGCGCATCCCGACGTCCAGGACGCGGTGGTGGTCGCGCGAGAAGAGGTGCCTGGAGACAAACGGCTGGTGGGCTACGCCGTTCGTACGGCCCGGGCGGCTCCGGACATCGCGGCCCTCAGGGCCTTCCTCCAGCAGCGGCTTCCTGGGCACATGGTGCCGTCGGCGCTGGTGGTGCTGGAAGCCTTGCCGCTGACGCCCAACGGCAAGGTGGACTGGCGCGCGCTGCCCGTGCCGGACGTGTCGGCGCGTGGCCCGGCTTCCGCCTATGCGGCGCCGGCTTCCCCCATGGAAGAGTCGTTGGCCGCTGTCTGGGCCCACGTCTTGCGAATGGAGCGGGTGGGCCGGGAGGACGACTTCTTCGCGTCGGGTGGACATTCGCTCCTGGCCACGCAGGTGGTGGCGCGTGTGCGTGCGGTCCTGGGCGTAGATGTCCCGCTACGCGCCCTCTTCGAGGCGCCCACATTGAGGTCCTTTGCCCAGCAGGTGGAGCAGGCGACTCGAAGCCAGACGCTGCCCGCGCTGCGTCCGATGCCTCGGGAGGGCCGGGTGCCGCTGTCATTCGCGCAGCAGCGACTGTGGTTCCTGGATCGGCTGAAGCCGGGCGGCACCGAATACAACGTACCGTATGTGCTGCGGGTGGAGGGCCTCCTGGATGTGTCTGTCCTGGAGCGAGCCTTCTCGGAGCTGGTGCGCCGTCATGAAGTCCTGCGTACGGCCTTCCCG
This DNA window, taken from Myxococcus virescens, encodes the following:
- a CDS encoding non-ribosomal peptide synthetase, with amino-acid sequence MHRVAEEDVGLTVPIGKPVGNTRVYVLDEGMRPVPVGVRGELYVGGEGLAEGYVGRPEWTAERFVPSPFGEGERLYRTGDEVRWQEGGVLEFLGRRDAQVKVRGYRIELGEVEEALKQHAQVKEAAAVVRGEGQEKRVEAYVVAPGGEGGALKEYVRQKLPEYMVPSVVVVLEALPLTPNGKVDRKALLASDAGPSEPRQHIEPRTATEQRLSIIWCEVLGIERVSADADFFELGGHSLLATQLIAHIRSAFGVELPLRTLFASPALEGLALRIEEAAREAASPSVPALTRVARMGALPVSFAQQRLWFIDQLHPGSVSYNVPIVLRIEGSLDVGALQRAFSALVARHESLRTTFASHEGQPVQVIHPAMDVQLAFEDLSTQPEEEREAEFRARATRTALRPFHLERGPLMRVGLSRLSPDVHALVLVLHHIVSDGWSLGVLVRELGALYAAFLEGRSPGLPELPVQYADYAVWQRQWLSGAVLETQLDWWRQQLSGAPPHLELPTDKARPATLSHRGAWVPVRLPRPMSDAVTALAHAEGATPFMVLLAAFQFLLSRYSGQEDVLVGSPIAGRRYEETEGLIGFFVNTLVLRAQVQPHATFRELLAQVRERTLGVYEHQDLPFEKLVEHLKPERDLGRSALFQVLFVLQNAPVGPLALPGLTVKPMGLIDKEAARFELSLSLGETPRGFEGLLQFSTDLFTVATAERMVFHLEQVLKAVTTRPESRLSEIPLLTDAERHQVLVEWNGSATALPWEAVHRRVEHHAERTPEAPAVRCEERELTYRQLEAQANQVAHQLRGMGVGAEVPVALCLERGVEWVVAMLGILKAGGAYVPLDSEQPESRLRALVEEVAAPVVVTQARHATTFEGLSARRVEMDGDAARIESQPTEAPRVEVQPEQLAYVLFTSGSTGRPKGVAVTHGQLANYVEAANARLGLAECTRFALVSTLAADLGNTVLYAALWTGGLLHVLTQERASSAAGVEEYFQRHGVECLKVVPSHLAALMSGAAPGQVLPTKRLVVGGEAASWSLLEQVAALAPGCEVHNHYGPTETTVGVLAGRVALPRRAESPATVPLGRPMSNTRVYVLDGSLRPVPVGVGGELYVGGAQVTRGYVGRPELTAERYVPDPYSGEAGARMYRTGDKVRWLGDGQLEFIGRTDFQVKVRGFRVEPGEVAAVLRAHPDVQDAVVVAREEVPGDKRLVGYAVRTARAAPDIAALRAFLQQRLPGHMVPSALVVLEALPLTPNGKVDWRALPVPDVSARGPASAYAAPASPMEESLAAVWAHVLRMERVGREDDFFASGGHSLLATQVVARVRAVLGVDVPLRALFEAPTLRSFAQQVEQATRSQTLPALRPMPREGRVPLSFAQQRLWFLDRLKPGGTEYNVPYVLRVEGLLDVSVLERAFSELVRRHEVLRTAFPDEGGAPVQCIASPSPVHLSVVELGAQDESEVRRRVRAEVDRSFELARGPLLRPLLLKQSEQVHVLVLLLHHIVSDGWSASVLLRELAALYDAFSQGLPSPLPELPVQYADYALWQREWLKGEVLESQVRYWREALAGAPRFLDLPTDRPRPAAQTFRGGVQRQMWPKALWQQVEATARREGATPFMVLLAAYQTVLWRLSGQDDISVGFPIAGRTQAETEGLIGNFANTLVLRARVRPELSFRDMLAQVREVTLGAYAHQDVPFEKLVEALQPERDLSRSPLFQVSLTLQNTPAPEVKLRQGLSLTVMDARIQTSKFDLSMFVVELPEGAAASVNYNSDLFEAKTAERLLKQVSVLLEAAVTNPETRLGELSMMSEEERRRLVEEWSGRREEYPREASLAELFEAQVERTPGAVAVEWAGQQVSYEALNRRANQLAHHLRGMGVGPEVRVGLCVERSLEWVVSALGILKAGGVYVPLDASYPLERLGWMKREAGVALLVAQEKLADEVAAGGELVV